Proteins encoded by one window of Paraburkholderia terrae:
- a CDS encoding glutathione S-transferase — MTVYDFPQGPYPTRVRIALAEKNLQSRVRFVLVDLYAGEHKKPEFMASKNYSGTLPVLELDDGTCIAECTAITEYLDGLDGVPTLTGRAPLEKGLIHMMSKRAELELLDAISVYFHHGTPGLGPHVELYQNAEWGFRQRDKALRGMHYFDAVLRNQPYVAGKEFSMADITVIGGLVFASIVKLPVPAECTALLAWYERMQERPSVSTQPAFSVPAAA, encoded by the coding sequence ATGACGGTTTATGACTTCCCGCAAGGGCCGTATCCGACGCGTGTGCGCATTGCGTTGGCGGAAAAGAATCTGCAATCGCGAGTGCGGTTCGTGCTGGTCGATCTCTACGCGGGCGAGCACAAGAAGCCCGAATTCATGGCGAGCAAGAACTACTCGGGCACGCTGCCGGTGCTCGAACTCGATGACGGGACCTGTATTGCCGAGTGTACGGCCATAACGGAGTACCTTGACGGACTCGATGGCGTGCCGACTCTGACTGGCAGGGCGCCGCTCGAAAAAGGGTTGATCCACATGATGAGCAAGCGTGCCGAACTGGAACTGCTCGACGCCATTAGCGTTTATTTCCATCATGGAACGCCGGGATTGGGGCCGCACGTTGAGCTGTACCAGAACGCCGAATGGGGATTCAGGCAGCGCGACAAGGCCCTGCGCGGAATGCATTACTTCGATGCTGTTCTTCGAAACCAGCCGTATGTCGCCGGCAAAGAGTTTTCAATGGCCGACATCACCGTAATCGGCGGCCTGGTCTTCGCTTCTATCGTCAAGCTGCCGGTGCCGGCTGAGTGCACCGCGCTCCTGGCGTGGTACGAAAGAATGCAGGAGCGGCCCAGCGTAAGCACGCAGCCGGCGTTCTCCGTACCAGCGGCTGCGTGA
- a CDS encoding lytic transglycosylase domain-containing protein gives MFARLHRVSRTIGLALAAVTMVMSGTVLARHPTPFTSLSADDQIFIKLHDAARDNDPARAAHLASLIPNYPAPAYLSYFQIKPRLFTGAGHANLDTPDAPVLSFLQRYDGQAIADRLRNDYLRVLGARHDWHDFDSQYSKFVLDDDTQVKCYALESRATRGENVADAVRALLVEPKWYGDGCVDLITALDRNQQFTPDDVWQLIRQAYEQGATTTGGRLVDALGAARPDPLLLEQATNQPRLLLAKSIPLDAASHQLALLAVTQLAVSDPQAAEATFTAIAPSLTLAERAIGWGTIAYQAAVRQLPGAVNWYRLSANAPLSSQAYEWRTRSALLAGDWTMVRWSIEQMPAALRAQPAWVYWYARALKQSSEVAAADQAFRTIAGNYTFYGQLASEALGRQIVIPPQTRVTDEEVERASRTSGLELAKRFYALHLRMEGNREWNWQLRGMTDRQLLAVAEYARRIELYDRAVSTADRTQTEHDFSLRYLAPFRTIVERDTQSTGFDVGWAYGLIRQESRFIINARSEVGAGGLMQVMPDTAAMVARKIGLGTISRARMNDIDTNILLGTYYLSMIYNQLDRSAVLATAGYNAGPGRPRKWQANLPRPVEGAIFAETIPFNETRDYVKNVLSNTVYYAALFDGHSPSLTERLGQIEPR, from the coding sequence ATGTTCGCACGACTTCACCGGGTGTCTCGCACGATCGGCCTTGCCCTTGCCGCCGTGACAATGGTCATGTCTGGCACGGTGCTAGCCAGACATCCCACCCCGTTCACCTCGTTATCCGCCGACGATCAGATTTTCATCAAGTTGCATGACGCTGCACGCGACAACGATCCCGCGCGCGCCGCGCATCTGGCAAGCTTGATTCCGAATTATCCGGCGCCGGCTTATCTAAGCTATTTCCAGATCAAGCCGCGTCTGTTCACTGGCGCGGGGCATGCGAATCTCGACACGCCGGACGCACCGGTGCTGTCATTTCTGCAACGCTACGACGGACAGGCGATTGCCGACCGTCTGCGCAACGATTACCTTCGCGTGCTCGGGGCGCGCCACGACTGGCACGATTTCGATTCGCAATATTCAAAGTTCGTCCTGGACGATGACACGCAGGTGAAGTGCTATGCGCTCGAGTCCCGTGCCACGCGAGGTGAAAATGTGGCCGACGCGGTGCGGGCGCTGCTCGTCGAGCCGAAGTGGTACGGTGATGGCTGCGTCGATTTGATCACTGCACTCGACCGTAACCAGCAGTTCACTCCGGACGACGTGTGGCAACTGATTCGCCAGGCCTATGAACAGGGGGCGACGACGACGGGCGGCAGACTGGTCGATGCGCTGGGCGCAGCGCGCCCGGATCCGCTGCTCCTCGAGCAGGCGACGAACCAGCCACGCCTGTTGCTCGCGAAAAGCATCCCTCTGGACGCGGCGTCCCATCAACTCGCGCTGCTCGCCGTCACACAGTTGGCGGTCAGCGATCCGCAGGCCGCCGAGGCCACCTTTACCGCAATCGCACCGTCGCTCACCTTGGCGGAACGGGCTATCGGCTGGGGCACGATTGCCTATCAGGCGGCAGTCAGGCAGCTACCGGGCGCGGTGAACTGGTACCGGCTGTCGGCAAACGCGCCCCTGTCGAGCCAGGCCTACGAGTGGCGCACGCGCAGTGCGCTGCTGGCCGGGGATTGGACCATGGTGCGGTGGTCCATCGAGCAGATGCCGGCCGCGCTGCGCGCGCAGCCAGCATGGGTCTACTGGTACGCGCGCGCGTTGAAGCAGAGCAGCGAGGTGGCGGCAGCCGACCAGGCGTTCCGAACGATCGCGGGTAACTACACCTTCTATGGCCAGTTGGCCTCCGAGGCGCTCGGCCGGCAGATCGTGATCCCGCCACAGACCAGGGTGACCGACGAAGAAGTTGAGCGCGCCAGCCGGACATCAGGCCTCGAGCTGGCAAAACGTTTTTACGCGCTGCACCTGCGTATGGAAGGCAACCGTGAGTGGAACTGGCAGCTGCGCGGCATGACCGACCGACAATTGCTCGCAGTCGCCGAGTACGCGCGCCGCATCGAGCTTTATGACCGGGCTGTGAGCACCGCCGACAGGACGCAGACGGAACATGATTTTTCGCTGCGCTACCTGGCGCCATTCCGCACGATTGTCGAGCGCGATACGCAGTCCACCGGGTTCGACGTCGGATGGGCGTATGGCCTCATTCGTCAGGAGTCGCGCTTCATCATCAATGCGCGCTCGGAGGTTGGCGCGGGCGGCCTGATGCAGGTGATGCCGGACACGGCTGCGATGGTTGCGAGGAAGATCGGGCTCGGTACGATCTCGCGGGCGAGGATGAACGACATCGACACGAATATCCTGCTCGGCACGTACTATCTATCGATGATTTACAACCAGCTTGACCGTTCTGCCGTGCTCGCGACCGCCGGCTACAATGCCGGCCCTGGGCGCCCGCGTAAGTGGCAGGCCAACCTGCCGCGCCCGGTGGAAGGCGCGATTTTCGCGGAGACAATTCCGTTCAACGAAACCCGCGACTACGTCAAGAATGTATTGTCGAACACGGTCTACTACGCGGCGCTGTTTGATGGCCACTCGCCATCGCTGACGGAGCGGCTTGGCCAAATCGAGCCCAGATGA